One segment of Candidatus Hydrogenedentota bacterium DNA contains the following:
- a CDS encoding prepilin-type N-terminal cleavage/methylation domain-containing protein: MEKKQASPRRARTAGFTLVELMVVVAIIAILATTAGVYLFGALDDADQTKAKAEIQAMKSAITAYMLKNNRKLPNTLDEIAPFMDPPRVPKDPWGNAYVYTKEGTRAFKIVSYGADGAPGGDEVNADITSE, translated from the coding sequence ATGGAAAAGAAACAGGCCTCACCCCGCCGCGCCCGGACCGCGGGCTTCACCCTCGTCGAGCTGATGGTCGTCGTCGCCATCATCGCCATCCTGGCGACCACGGCGGGCGTCTACCTCTTCGGCGCCCTCGACGACGCCGACCAGACCAAGGCAAAGGCGGAGATCCAGGCCATGAAGTCCGCCATCACCGCCTACATGCTCAAGAACAACCGCAAGCTCCCGAACACCCTCGACGAGATCGCCCCCTTCATGGACCCGCCCCGGGTGCCCAAGGACCCCTGGGGCAACGCCTACGTCTACACCAAGGAGGGCACCCGGGCCTTCAAGATCGTGTCCTACGGCGCCGACGGCGCCCCCGGCGGCGACGAGGTGAACGCCGACATCACGAGCGAGTAG
- a CDS encoding exo-alpha-sialidase has product MPRSVLFPLAAALFLACGTISAAPVSVIVAREPGRFCGWPSIAQAPNGDLLVVYSGDRSGHLSNDGKVRMVRSADGGKTWEPPVTVFDTPIDDRDSGILRTKTGAMVVSWFTGPYGGEWQGHWVIRSEDSGRTWNAPVRTAVTTPHGPVQLDDGRLLYLGQRPHCSHGEPKDWNGPPAESPYAVALQESKDDGRTWADLAVFPVPADAQMLSYDEPHLADTGDGRLVALFRDCNGEHFLRQSESADGGRTWGAPHATPVCGLPPHVLRLRGGALLLSYAKRWGEMGVYACLSRDGGRTWDAAQETRLSTAPDGDMGYPASVELDDGSVWTVYYQSEKAGEPPCIQGTHWRPVAEAAPQP; this is encoded by the coding sequence ATGCCCCGCTCCGTGCTCTTTCCGCTTGCCGCCGCACTCTTTCTGGCGTGCGGGACCATTTCCGCCGCGCCGGTGTCCGTGATCGTCGCCCGCGAGCCGGGCCGCTTCTGCGGCTGGCCGAGCATCGCCCAGGCGCCGAACGGCGACCTGCTGGTGGTCTACTCCGGCGACCGGAGCGGCCACCTGTCGAACGACGGCAAGGTGCGGATGGTCCGCAGCGCGGACGGCGGGAAGACCTGGGAGCCGCCGGTGACGGTGTTCGACACGCCCATAGACGACCGCGACTCCGGCATCCTGCGCACGAAGACCGGCGCGATGGTCGTGAGCTGGTTCACGGGCCCCTACGGCGGCGAGTGGCAGGGCCACTGGGTCATCCGGTCGGAGGACAGCGGCCGCACCTGGAACGCGCCCGTCCGCACCGCCGTCACCACGCCCCACGGCCCCGTCCAGCTGGACGACGGCCGCCTCCTTTACCTCGGCCAGCGCCCGCACTGCTCCCACGGCGAGCCGAAGGACTGGAACGGCCCCCCGGCAGAATCGCCCTATGCGGTCGCCCTGCAGGAGTCAAAGGACGACGGCCGCACCTGGGCCGACCTCGCCGTCTTCCCCGTGCCCGCGGACGCCCAGATGCTCAGCTATGACGAGCCCCATCTCGCGGACACGGGGGACGGGCGGCTGGTCGCCCTCTTCCGCGACTGCAACGGGGAGCACTTCCTGCGGCAGTCGGAGAGCGCGGACGGCGGGCGCACGTGGGGCGCGCCGCATGCAACCCCCGTGTGCGGCCTGCCGCCGCACGTCCTGCGCCTGCGCGGCGGCGCGCTGCTGCTGTCCTACGCGAAGCGCTGGGGCGAGATGGGCGTCTACGCCTGCCTCAGCCGAGACGGCGGCCGCACCTGGGACGCGGCGCAGGAGACCCGCCTCAGCACGGCCCCCGACGGGGACATGGGCTACCCCGCCTCCGTGGAACTGGACGACGGCTCCGTGTGGACCGTCTACTACCAGTCCGAGAAAGCAGGCGAGCCCCCCTGCATCCAGGGCACGCACTGGCGGCCCGTCGCCGAGGCGGCCCCCCAGCCCTAA
- the gspD gene encoding type II secretion system secretin GspD, whose protein sequence is MMRKALFAGIRGRLAAGLLAAALALAVAPFAAAQDEEFPEEIEAQPAEEMAPPAGQEMPVAPPAVEEVPAAGEMPAPPPPAVADELPPAAPVDPASRLRPMPEMPPARVGAPAPRSMSRPSVQPPPSRASSRFSNLRPPTVAPGEAPTTGPAAERAATPNEEKTGETAAEPVNFDFRDAALAEVIETIAKLTGRNFDVDPNIGATTVTLITHDKIPPELAYEVLESILNTRGFSLVESLDGHLVKIVATQDAPTSGKTPLFLKDGEKLPEGFDAFSTHVVTLKYSDGAEIQQVLKILGTRNALVDTYAPTNTLIITDTAEGVRRMMAFLEEVDVPGLETQMELFTLEYTRAEVLMNQLNQVLLEEGGSPSGRPGMPQPMAPTPVRPVRAARPGVPAGGGASQVIGSNAETLRMVPDERLNTLIVVASEGMMAKVRDLVKRLDTPTPYEANNLHIYQLLNADAEAVEQALQPLVGSSPRKTSTSRSTGGGAAGGAPAPSAPAMSSGGGGAAGDVQPFEQKVQITRYDQTNSLLIVAAPQDYKILEAFIARLDVPQRQVCVEAVVMDVTISNDFGLTVDAASVTGNDGFGLTNTANLDELNKAAATATEIVGGRRMALASALYGMGTEGGLTTGIYDDVIVNYNGQRVRIPFVPLLLQAIEKISDVEVLSQPSLVTLDNEEATIVVGQEVPFITSTSSSRRTDGTADVGMYGGYTRVERQEVGIKLKVTPQISEGDNVLVQTEIEISDTDAKQIGTVDIVGPTTNKSVVTNKALVKDGATAVMAGLIRDNSKRDRTQPPILGDIPVIGWLFSSKADRREKRNMVVLLTPHIVKEGMDLDRLTKRKVNDYYDANVEELFKAGFFKKISRKKDLRENYRPTLNRSEELTGRASSDPFKRGDIPR, encoded by the coding sequence ATGATGAGAAAAGCACTTTTCGCCGGCATCAGGGGACGGCTGGCCGCGGGGCTGCTGGCGGCGGCGCTTGCGCTGGCGGTGGCGCCCTTCGCCGCGGCCCAGGACGAGGAGTTCCCCGAGGAGATCGAGGCGCAGCCCGCGGAGGAAATGGCCCCGCCCGCCGGGCAGGAGATGCCCGTGGCCCCGCCCGCCGTGGAGGAGGTTCCGGCGGCCGGGGAAATGCCCGCGCCCCCGCCGCCGGCGGTGGCCGATGAACTGCCCCCCGCGGCGCCCGTTGACCCGGCGTCGCGCCTGCGCCCCATGCCTGAAATGCCCCCCGCGCGCGTCGGCGCGCCCGCGCCGCGGTCCATGTCCCGGCCCAGCGTCCAGCCGCCGCCGTCCCGGGCCTCCTCGCGCTTCTCCAACCTGCGCCCGCCGACGGTCGCGCCGGGCGAGGCCCCCACGACGGGGCCGGCGGCGGAGCGCGCCGCCACACCCAACGAGGAAAAGACCGGGGAGACGGCGGCGGAGCCGGTGAATTTCGACTTCCGCGACGCCGCCCTGGCCGAGGTGATCGAGACGATCGCCAAGCTGACGGGGCGCAACTTCGACGTGGACCCCAACATCGGGGCCACCACCGTCACGCTGATCACCCATGACAAGATTCCGCCCGAACTGGCCTACGAGGTGCTCGAGTCCATCCTGAACACCCGCGGCTTCTCCCTGGTGGAGAGCCTCGACGGGCACCTGGTCAAGATCGTCGCCACGCAGGACGCGCCGACCTCGGGCAAGACGCCGCTCTTCCTGAAGGACGGCGAGAAGCTGCCGGAGGGCTTCGACGCCTTCTCGACGCATGTCGTCACGCTCAAGTACTCCGACGGCGCGGAAATCCAGCAGGTGCTGAAAATCCTGGGCACCCGCAACGCCCTGGTGGACACCTACGCCCCGACGAACACCCTGATCATCACGGACACGGCGGAGGGCGTCCGCCGCATGATGGCCTTCCTGGAGGAGGTGGACGTGCCGGGGCTCGAGACCCAGATGGAGCTGTTCACCCTGGAGTACACCCGCGCCGAGGTGCTCATGAACCAGCTCAACCAGGTGCTCCTGGAGGAGGGCGGCTCCCCCTCCGGGCGCCCCGGAATGCCCCAGCCCATGGCCCCGACCCCCGTGCGGCCCGTCCGCGCCGCGCGCCCCGGCGTCCCCGCGGGCGGCGGCGCCTCCCAGGTCATCGGCTCCAACGCCGAAACCCTGCGCATGGTGCCCGACGAGCGGCTCAACACGCTGATCGTGGTGGCGTCCGAGGGCATGATGGCCAAGGTGCGCGATTTGGTGAAGCGCCTGGACACGCCGACGCCCTACGAGGCGAACAACCTGCACATCTACCAGCTTTTGAACGCGGACGCGGAGGCCGTGGAGCAGGCGCTGCAGCCGCTGGTCGGCTCGTCGCCGCGCAAGACCTCCACCTCCCGCTCGACGGGCGGCGGCGCGGCGGGCGGCGCGCCCGCGCCCTCGGCCCCGGCCATGTCCTCCGGCGGCGGCGGCGCGGCGGGCGACGTGCAGCCCTTCGAGCAGAAGGTGCAGATCACGCGCTACGACCAGACAAACTCCCTGCTCATCGTGGCCGCGCCCCAGGACTACAAGATCCTGGAGGCCTTCATCGCGCGGCTCGACGTGCCCCAGCGCCAGGTCTGCGTGGAGGCGGTGGTCATGGACGTGACCATCAGCAACGACTTCGGGCTGACCGTGGACGCCGCGTCGGTGACGGGCAACGACGGGTTCGGCCTGACGAACACGGCGAACCTGGACGAGCTGAACAAGGCGGCGGCGACGGCCACGGAGATCGTGGGCGGGCGCAGGATGGCCCTGGCAAGCGCCCTGTACGGCATGGGCACCGAGGGCGGGCTCACCACGGGCATCTACGACGACGTGATCGTGAACTACAACGGGCAGCGGGTCCGCATCCCCTTCGTGCCCCTGCTGCTCCAGGCCATCGAGAAGATCTCCGACGTGGAGGTGCTCTCGCAGCCCAGCCTGGTCACGCTGGACAACGAGGAGGCCACCATCGTGGTCGGCCAGGAGGTGCCCTTCATCACCAGCACCAGCAGCTCGCGCCGCACGGACGGGACGGCCGACGTCGGCATGTACGGCGGCTACACCCGCGTCGAGCGCCAGGAGGTCGGCATCAAGCTCAAGGTCACCCCGCAGATTTCCGAGGGCGACAACGTGCTCGTGCAGACGGAGATCGAGATTTCCGACACGGACGCCAAGCAGATCGGCACCGTGGACATCGTCGGCCCGACGACCAACAAGTCGGTGGTCACCAACAAGGCGCTCGTGAAGGACGGGGCCACGGCGGTGATGGCGGGGCTCATCCGCGACAACTCCAAGCGCGACCGGACCCAGCCGCCGATCCTGGGCGACATCCCCGTGATCGGGTGGCTCTTCTCCTCCAAGGCGGACCGCAGGGAAAAGCGCAACATGGTCGTCCTTTTGACGCCCCACATCGTTAAGGAGGGCATGGACCTCGACCGGCTGACAAAACGGAAGGTGAACGACTACTACGACGCGAACGTCGAGGAGCTGTTCAAGGCCGGGTTCTTCAAGAAGATCAGCCGGAAGAAGGACCTGCGGGAGAACTACCGGCCCACGCTGAACCGCTCCGAGGAGCTCACCGGCCGGGCGTCCAGCGACCCCTTCAAGCGCGGCGACATACCGAGGTAA
- a CDS encoding DUF4405 domain-containing protein, which produces MNNETNTGWLRKSWISPLLTGCFVATAGTGVLMLLHVRGLMPVVKPLHEGISILFLVAGLLHVLVNWRLLLRYFQERREAWVALGIACVVAVVLAVMGALHGGTRPHGPGFPDGPPPRHQAPPAE; this is translated from the coding sequence ATGAACAACGAAACGAACACCGGATGGCTGCGGAAATCCTGGATCAGCCCCCTGCTGACGGGCTGTTTTGTCGCCACGGCGGGCACGGGGGTTCTCATGCTGCTGCATGTCCGGGGGCTGATGCCGGTGGTCAAGCCGCTGCACGAGGGGATCAGCATCCTCTTTCTGGTCGCCGGACTCCTGCATGTGCTGGTGAACTGGCGTCTGCTGCTCCGGTATTTCCAGGAGCGGCGCGAGGCGTGGGTGGCCCTGGGAATCGCCTGTGTGGTGGCCGTTGTCCTGGCCGTGATGGGCGCGCTGCACGGCGGCACCCGGCCGCACGGCCCCGGATTCCCGGACGGCCCGCCGCCCCGGCACCAGGCACCCCCCGCCGAGTAG
- a CDS encoding nucleotidyl transferase AbiEii/AbiGii toxin family protein translates to MNEAVEQMLARFPRETAEDHANALREVLQQIALLGLWRAKFFEHAAFYGDTALRVLHGLDRYSEDLDFSLLAPDPAFPLGGYGDALRRELASFGFEVDFEARPRREDSAIASAFLRANTLRQMIVIRPGEGAVGGIHARELLKITLEVDTDPPPGFATESRTVLLPVPFAVRVYTLPDLFAGKMHALLCRKWGGRVKGRDWYDFVWCAARHPGLRLSHLEARMRSSGHWTGDALTPDAFHGLFRGAVGALNVKQARDEVRPFVRDPDALALWSREFFLETAGRIVLV, encoded by the coding sequence ATGAACGAGGCCGTGGAGCAGATGCTGGCGCGGTTTCCCCGGGAGACGGCGGAGGACCATGCGAACGCCCTCCGGGAGGTGCTCCAGCAGATCGCCCTGCTGGGCCTGTGGCGCGCGAAGTTCTTCGAGCACGCCGCCTTCTACGGCGACACGGCGCTCCGCGTGCTGCACGGGCTCGACCGCTACTCCGAGGACCTGGACTTTTCGCTCCTTGCGCCCGATCCGGCATTCCCCCTCGGCGGTTACGGCGACGCCCTCCGCCGCGAGCTGGCCTCGTTCGGGTTTGAGGTGGACTTCGAGGCGCGGCCGCGGCGGGAGGACTCCGCCATCGCCTCCGCCTTCCTGCGGGCCAACACCCTCCGCCAGATGATCGTCATCCGTCCGGGGGAGGGGGCCGTGGGCGGGATCCACGCGCGGGAACTCCTGAAGATCACGCTGGAGGTGGACACGGACCCGCCCCCGGGCTTCGCCACCGAGAGCCGGACCGTGCTGCTGCCGGTGCCCTTCGCCGTGCGCGTCTACACCCTCCCCGACCTCTTTGCGGGCAAGATGCACGCCCTGCTGTGCCGGAAGTGGGGCGGGCGCGTCAAGGGCAGGGACTGGTACGATTTCGTGTGGTGCGCCGCGCGGCACCCGGGCCTGCGTCTTTCCCACTTGGAGGCCCGCATGCGCTCTTCCGGCCACTGGACCGGCGATGCCCTCACCCCGGACGCCTTTCACGGCCTGTTCCGCGGCGCCGTGGGCGCCCTCAACGTGAAACAGGCCCGGGACGAGGTCCGGCCCTTCGTCCGCGACCCGGACGCCCTGGCCCTGTGGTCCCGGGAGTTCTTCCTGGAGACCGCCGGGAGAATCGTGCTCGTGTGA
- the gspF gene encoding type II secretion system inner membrane protein GspF yields the protein MAVFEYKALLKGTGKAVHGVVDAENAAQARRKLREQDLYPTWMGEDKGAGAAAAPAPGAARSAVSGAGSPRGGRGRVSGRDLALMTRQLAVLLRAGMPLVEALSALIDQTSRMRLRAVIYEVREKVNSGRGLGDALSEHPRVFTQLYVNMVRAGETSGALEQVLLRLADILERQAKLRAQIISALAYPAFMAAFAFGIIIFLMAIIVPRITTLFARQGQELPGLTKALIAASDLFGTWWPVLLGLAAGALFLWRMWTAREEGRRTWDRWKLGFPLYGPLHMKIVCARFARTLGTMLQSGLTMLPALEVVNTIIGNTHILGFMDDVKAGVRRGRDLAQPLKETGMFPPMMIYMIELGQRSGELEDMMIQVADTFDEDVRLAIDAVVSLIEPLIIIVMGLFVGMLVLAILLPIFKMSTTVGKG from the coding sequence ATGGCGGTGTTTGAATACAAGGCCCTCCTGAAAGGGACGGGCAAGGCCGTCCACGGCGTCGTAGACGCCGAAAACGCCGCCCAGGCCCGCCGCAAACTGCGCGAGCAGGACCTCTACCCCACCTGGATGGGCGAGGACAAGGGCGCCGGCGCGGCCGCCGCCCCGGCTCCGGGCGCCGCGCGGTCCGCCGTGTCCGGCGCCGGATCCCCGCGCGGCGGCCGCGGCCGGGTCTCCGGGCGCGACCTCGCCCTCATGACCCGCCAGCTCGCCGTGCTCCTGCGCGCCGGCATGCCCCTCGTCGAGGCCCTCAGCGCCCTCATTGACCAGACCAGCCGCATGCGCCTGCGCGCCGTCATCTACGAGGTCCGCGAAAAGGTCAACAGCGGCCGCGGCCTGGGCGACGCCCTGTCGGAGCACCCGCGGGTGTTTACCCAGCTCTATGTGAACATGGTGCGCGCGGGCGAGACCAGCGGCGCGCTGGAGCAGGTGCTCCTGCGCCTCGCCGACATTCTCGAGCGCCAGGCCAAGCTCCGCGCGCAGATCATCTCCGCCCTGGCCTACCCGGCCTTCATGGCCGCCTTCGCCTTCGGCATCATCATCTTCCTCATGGCCATCATCGTGCCGCGCATCACCACGCTCTTCGCGCGCCAGGGCCAGGAGCTGCCCGGCCTCACCAAGGCCCTCATCGCCGCCAGCGACCTCTTCGGCACCTGGTGGCCCGTCCTGCTCGGCCTCGCCGCCGGCGCGCTGTTCCTGTGGCGCATGTGGACTGCCCGCGAGGAGGGGCGCCGCACCTGGGACCGGTGGAAGCTGGGCTTCCCCCTCTACGGCCCGCTCCACATGAAAATCGTCTGCGCGCGCTTCGCGCGCACCCTCGGCACCATGCTCCAGAGCGGCCTCACCATGCTCCCCGCCCTCGAGGTGGTCAACACCATCATCGGGAACACGCACATCCTCGGCTTCATGGACGACGTGAAGGCCGGCGTGCGCCGCGGCCGCGACCTCGCCCAGCCCCTCAAGGAGACGGGCATGTTCCCCCCCATGATGATCTACATGATCGAGCTGGGCCAGCGCAGCGGCGAGCTGGAGGACATGATGATCCAGGTGGCGGACACCTTCGACGAGGACGTCCGCCTGGCCATAGACGCCGTCGTGTCGCTGATCGAGCCCCTGATCATCATCGTCATGGGCCTCTTCGTGGGCATGCTTGTTCTGGCCATCCTGCTGCCCATATTCAAGATGAGCACAACCGTAGGGAAAGGATAA
- a CDS encoding prepilin-type N-terminal cleavage/methylation domain-containing protein, which produces MHAPARCARKDGGFTLMEVLVALGVLSTSLFVLVSAHYSAMNLVVEGMDQADRRMLLESAVGRAEVAVMTGTLSGGGEFGAAHEGFSWSFEAVPAGTDEMVPLYQVTATLTTPDDTQSLDFFVFNNTESETSGGGELTGESSIKSGAASRGSGGSGAMQGMGARGSSRSSGASSSRGASSRGRSGGMFSGGSQ; this is translated from the coding sequence GTGCACGCCCCGGCGCGCTGCGCGCGAAAGGACGGCGGCTTCACGCTCATGGAGGTGCTCGTGGCGCTGGGCGTGCTCTCCACCTCCCTCTTCGTCCTGGTCAGCGCGCACTACTCCGCCATGAACCTCGTGGTGGAGGGCATGGACCAGGCGGACCGCCGCATGCTCCTGGAGAGCGCTGTCGGCCGCGCCGAGGTCGCCGTGATGACCGGCACCCTCAGCGGCGGCGGCGAGTTCGGCGCCGCCCACGAGGGCTTCTCCTGGTCCTTCGAGGCCGTCCCCGCGGGCACCGACGAGATGGTCCCCCTCTACCAGGTCACCGCCACCCTCACCACCCCCGACGACACCCAGTCGCTCGACTTCTTCGTCTTCAACAACACAGAGTCCGAGACGTCCGGCGGCGGCGAGCTGACCGGCGAGTCCTCCATCAAGAGCGGCGCGGCCAGCCGCGGATCGGGCGGCTCCGGCGCGATGCAGGGCATGGGCGCCCGGGGCTCCTCGCGCAGTTCGGGCGCCTCCTCCTCCCGGGGGGCCTCTTCGCGGGGCCGGTCGGGCGGCATGTTCTCGGGGGGCTCGCAATGA
- a CDS encoding prepilin-type N-terminal cleavage/methylation domain-containing protein, with amino-acid sequence MRRQAAHPQHGLEARATSRGFTLLELLVAMLVLVVITIMVHMTFASVTDTMAAARDESDRLLVRQALHRSLKTNLSSVYADQAGLMSEFAFLGETGDGAFGPGDTLRFVAALPMPGAFALPGEMKVVEYTMVPENDLDWAAMGYPGDPERPAMALVISEYPVQRQDDLGGDLSGTAELPVSERAVPVASFDVQYFDGMTEEWLEDWDSLAEQRLPWAVWVRVNFPRGAEEAPPVQGDGGFEAADLDVMIPLAPGAGLTEPFPDKNHMRAVDWAETDQNLTEDTKRGARK; translated from the coding sequence ATGAGACGCCAGGCCGCACACCCCCAACACGGGCTGGAAGCCCGTGCCACCTCCCGGGGCTTCACGCTCCTGGAGCTGCTGGTGGCCATGCTGGTCCTGGTGGTGATCACCATCATGGTCCACATGACCTTTGCCTCCGTGACGGACACCATGGCCGCCGCCCGCGACGAGTCGGACCGCCTGCTCGTGCGCCAGGCGCTCCACCGGAGCCTCAAAACGAATCTCTCGTCCGTGTACGCGGACCAGGCCGGCCTCATGTCGGAGTTCGCCTTCCTGGGCGAGACCGGCGACGGCGCCTTCGGCCCGGGGGACACCCTGCGCTTCGTCGCCGCCCTGCCCATGCCGGGGGCCTTCGCCCTGCCCGGGGAAATGAAGGTCGTCGAGTACACCATGGTGCCCGAAAACGACCTGGACTGGGCCGCCATGGGCTACCCCGGCGACCCCGAGCGCCCCGCCATGGCCCTGGTGATCAGCGAGTACCCCGTGCAGCGGCAGGACGACCTCGGCGGCGACCTGTCGGGCACCGCCGAGCTGCCCGTCTCGGAGCGCGCCGTGCCGGTGGCCTCCTTCGACGTGCAGTATTTCGACGGCATGACGGAGGAATGGCTGGAGGACTGGGACTCCCTGGCGGAGCAGCGCCTGCCCTGGGCGGTGTGGGTCCGGGTGAACTTTCCGCGCGGCGCCGAGGAGGCGCCCCCCGTGCAGGGGGACGGCGGCTTCGAGGCCGCCGACCTGGACGTGATGATTCCCCTGGCGCCGGGCGCCGGGCTGACGGAGCCCTTCCCCGACAAGAACCACATGCGGGCGGTGGACTGGGCCGAAACGGACCAGAACCTCACGGAGGACACGAAACGTGGCGCGAGGAAGTGA
- the gspE gene encoding type II secretion system ATPase GspE — MEPLRSLRLGEILVARGAVHQEQVDEALELQKIRPKRLAELLLDLGYIEEDALLEALGEQFGMGVELNLRNQIDSSLTTKVPVAFIREYHMVPYRQNGASCLVAVNDPISLHPLDDLRLLLDTPVTPVLCRKADIQYIIDLYFEQQSENAGELIDDLALEEGEGKVHTLDGAESERDLLDLANEAPIIKLINLIISGAVRERASDIHMEPFEHSVRVRYRIDGVLYEKFTIPRTQQAAVVSRVKIMANLNIAEHRLPQDGRIKIRLSGKEIDIRVSIIPIAHGERVVMRILEKGNFLFSLEQLGMDKRDHQLMDKLILSSHGIILVTGPTGSGKSTTLYAALQRVNSPDKNIITVEDPIEYLIGGIGQIQVRPKIGLTFAAGLRSILRQDPDIILVGEIRDMETAEMAVQASLTGHLVFATLHTNDSAGAVTRLMNMGIEPFLVTSSTIAIQAQRLVRRICPTCREEYTPDPAGLADLGLPPDDPRVRVLYRGTGCDKCAGRGYYGRSGIFELLVMTPRIQEMVLQGADSNAIKREARRQGMRTLREDGAEKMLRGETTMEEILRVTRDEMLEEVVN, encoded by the coding sequence ATGGAACCCCTCCGAAGCCTGAGACTTGGCGAGATCCTGGTGGCGCGGGGCGCCGTCCACCAGGAGCAGGTGGACGAGGCCCTCGAACTCCAGAAGATCCGCCCCAAGCGCCTCGCCGAGCTGCTGCTTGACCTGGGCTACATCGAGGAGGACGCCCTCCTGGAGGCCCTCGGCGAGCAGTTCGGCATGGGCGTCGAGCTCAACCTGCGCAACCAGATTGACTCGTCGCTCACCACCAAGGTGCCCGTCGCCTTCATCCGCGAATACCACATGGTCCCTTACAGGCAGAACGGCGCCTCCTGCCTCGTGGCGGTGAACGACCCCATCAGCCTGCACCCGCTGGACGACCTGCGGCTGCTCCTGGACACGCCGGTCACGCCGGTGCTCTGCCGCAAGGCGGACATCCAGTACATCATTGACCTCTACTTCGAGCAGCAGAGCGAGAACGCGGGCGAGCTCATTGACGACCTGGCCCTGGAGGAGGGCGAGGGCAAGGTCCACACGCTGGACGGCGCCGAGTCGGAGCGCGACCTCCTCGACCTGGCGAACGAGGCCCCCATCATCAAGCTGATCAACCTGATCATCTCGGGGGCCGTGCGCGAGCGCGCGTCGGACATCCACATGGAGCCCTTCGAGCACTCCGTCCGCGTCCGCTACCGCATTGACGGCGTCCTCTACGAGAAGTTCACCATCCCGCGCACGCAGCAGGCCGCCGTGGTCTCCCGCGTGAAGATCATGGCCAACCTGAACATCGCGGAGCACCGGCTGCCGCAGGACGGCCGCATCAAGATCCGCCTGAGCGGCAAGGAGATTGACATCCGCGTCTCCATCATCCCCATCGCCCACGGCGAGCGGGTGGTGATGCGCATCCTGGAGAAGGGGAACTTCCTCTTCAGCCTGGAGCAGCTCGGGATGGACAAGCGGGACCACCAGCTCATGGACAAGCTGATCCTGAGCTCCCACGGCATCATCCTGGTGACCGGGCCCACGGGCTCCGGCAAGTCCACCACCCTCTACGCGGCGCTCCAGCGGGTGAACTCGCCGGACAAGAACATCATCACGGTGGAGGACCCCATCGAGTACCTCATCGGCGGCATCGGCCAGATCCAGGTGCGCCCGAAGATCGGGCTCACCTTCGCCGCCGGCCTGCGCAGCATCCTGCGCCAGGACCCCGACATCATCCTCGTCGGCGAGATCCGCGACATGGAGACCGCCGAGATGGCGGTGCAGGCCTCGCTCACGGGCCACCTCGTCTTCGCCACCCTGCACACCAACGACAGCGCCGGCGCCGTCACCCGACTCATGAACATGGGCATCGAGCCCTTCCTCGTCACCTCCTCCACCATCGCCATCCAGGCGCAGCGCCTCGTGCGCCGCATCTGCCCGACATGCAGGGAGGAGTACACGCCCGACCCCGCCGGACTCGCCGACCTCGGCCTGCCGCCCGACGACCCCCGGGTCCGGGTCCTGTACCGGGGCACGGGCTGCGACAAGTGCGCCGGGCGCGGCTACTACGGGCGCTCGGGCATCTTCGAGCTGCTGGTCATGACGCCGCGCATCCAGGAGATGGTGTTGCAGGGCGCGGACTCCAACGCCATCAAGCGCGAGGCGCGCAGGCAGGGCATGCGCACCCTGCGCGAGGACGGGGCCGAGAAGATGCTCCGCGGCGAGACCACCATGGAGGAGATCCTCCGGGTGACGCGCGACGAGATGCTCGAGGAGGTGGTCAACTAA